In Zobellia roscoffensis, the following are encoded in one genomic region:
- a CDS encoding TonB-dependent receptor domain-containing protein: MKLKEFSIVCFMFLASFSAVAQLTISGIVTDDKGNAVEDAEVYLKELQLLRTASSDGSFEFANIPGGKYTVVVFAFEYEVYEKELTFDTTFNLNIQLQRIQSQALSEVVLTERREKVFALKQLKKVEGTAIYAGKKTEVVLLEGLTGNLAANNARQIYSQVVGLNIYDNGDAGLQLNIGGRGLDPNRTANFNTRQNGYDISADVLGYPESYYTPPAEALEEIQVIRGAASLQYGTQFGGLINFKFKKPNPNKEIELVSRQTVGSYDLFTSFNSLSGTVGKFSYYTYFNYKDGNGFRPNSNFNSKNYFTHLGYEISDRTKVTFETTFMHYLAKQPGGLTDAQFYEDPTFSNRDRNWFEVDWRLYSLRLDHAFSDKTDFSLNVFGLNASRRALGFRTNRVSQEDIITEPRELLVDDFSNWGAEARVLTRYNLAGTESALLLGSKIYKTNNDQRQGPGSAADDADFSFADANFPNYERQSEFNFPNFNVAFFGENIFNLSDRFAVTPGFRLEHIKTESIGSYREITLDLADNPLSNREIQDDNVFERTFLLLGLGATYKVSPSVELYGNFSQNYRSVTFSDIRVVNPSFEVDPNISDEDGFTADFGARGRFKDVLSYDVSVYGLYYDNRLGEILKEETQVNAVGEEVSTGRLLRARGNIGTAFIYGLESFANWSIKETFFPQSEKVKLNYFANLALTQSEYLSSERNNVEGSEVEFIPKVNLKTGLNFGYGNLLGSLQYTYFDKQFTDATNALQDVSDNQRGIEGEIPAYDILDFSLSYTYKNWKLEAGVNNLLDNSYFTRRATGYPGPGIIPSEPRTFYTTLQVKL, translated from the coding sequence ATGAAATTAAAGGAATTTAGTATTGTATGCTTTATGTTCTTAGCATCGTTTTCTGCGGTTGCGCAGCTTACCATCTCAGGTATAGTAACAGATGATAAGGGTAACGCTGTTGAAGATGCAGAAGTATATTTAAAAGAACTTCAGTTGTTACGAACAGCCAGTTCGGATGGTAGTTTTGAGTTTGCCAACATTCCAGGCGGTAAATATACTGTTGTGGTGTTTGCCTTTGAATATGAAGTCTACGAAAAGGAATTGACTTTTGATACGACCTTCAATCTCAATATTCAACTTCAGCGCATACAGTCGCAAGCGCTTTCAGAGGTTGTTTTAACCGAACGGCGAGAGAAAGTATTTGCCTTAAAACAACTTAAAAAGGTAGAAGGAACGGCCATTTACGCCGGTAAAAAGACAGAGGTGGTTTTATTGGAAGGCTTAACGGGAAACCTTGCGGCCAATAATGCAAGACAAATTTACAGTCAGGTTGTTGGTCTTAATATTTATGACAATGGCGATGCTGGTTTACAGTTAAATATTGGAGGTAGGGGATTGGACCCTAACAGAACGGCCAATTTCAACACCCGCCAGAACGGTTATGATATTAGTGCTGATGTTTTAGGCTACCCAGAAAGCTATTATACTCCACCGGCAGAAGCGCTAGAGGAAATTCAAGTTATTCGTGGGGCTGCTTCCTTACAATATGGTACTCAATTTGGTGGTTTGATTAATTTTAAATTCAAAAAACCGAATCCAAATAAGGAGATAGAGCTCGTTTCCCGCCAAACCGTTGGTTCGTATGATTTGTTTACGAGCTTCAACAGTTTAAGTGGTACAGTGGGTAAATTTAGCTATTACACCTATTTTAACTATAAGGATGGTAATGGCTTTAGACCCAATTCAAACTTTAATAGCAAGAACTATTTTACGCATTTAGGTTATGAAATTTCCGATAGGACAAAAGTAACTTTTGAAACGACCTTCATGCATTATTTGGCCAAACAACCCGGTGGTCTTACAGATGCTCAGTTCTATGAAGACCCTACTTTTAGCAATCGTGATAGAAACTGGTTTGAAGTAGATTGGCGTTTGTACTCGTTACGGCTAGACCACGCTTTTTCGGATAAAACGGACTTTAGTCTAAATGTGTTTGGCCTAAATGCTTCTCGTAGAGCATTAGGATTTAGAACCAACAGGGTATCACAAGAAGATATTATTACCGAACCTAGGGAACTGTTGGTAGATGATTTTAGTAATTGGGGAGCAGAGGCAAGGGTATTAACCAGGTACAACTTGGCGGGCACCGAATCTGCACTTTTGTTAGGTTCTAAAATTTACAAAACGAATAATGACCAAAGACAAGGTCCTGGCTCTGCAGCTGATGATGCAGATTTTTCTTTTGCGGATGCCAACTTTCCAAATTATGAGAGACAATCTGAATTCAATTTTCCGAATTTTAATGTCGCTTTTTTTGGTGAAAACATCTTCAATCTTTCGGATAGATTTGCTGTAACTCCCGGTTTTAGATTAGAACATATTAAAACCGAAAGTATAGGTAGCTACCGCGAAATCACTTTAGATTTAGCCGATAATCCTTTATCGAATAGAGAAATACAAGATGATAATGTTTTTGAGCGAACCTTTTTACTGTTGGGTTTAGGGGCAACGTATAAAGTGTCACCAAGTGTTGAGCTATATGGCAATTTTTCCCAGAATTATAGGTCTGTAACTTTTAGTGATATTCGTGTGGTAAATCCTTCTTTTGAAGTAGACCCGAACATATCCGATGAAGATGGGTTTACGGCCGATTTTGGTGCTCGGGGAAGATTTAAAGATGTTCTTTCTTATGATGTTAGCGTATACGGCCTGTATTATGACAATCGCTTAGGGGAAATCTTAAAGGAAGAAACTCAGGTGAATGCAGTGGGCGAAGAAGTATCCACCGGAAGATTGTTAAGGGCAAGGGGAAATATAGGAACCGCTTTTATATATGGTCTAGAAAGTTTTGCAAATTGGAGTATAAAAGAAACCTTCTTTCCGCAATCGGAAAAGGTGAAGCTAAATTATTTCGCCAATTTGGCTTTGACACAATCCGAGTATCTTTCTTCCGAAAGAAACAATGTAGAAGGTAGTGAAGTAGAATTTATACCCAAAGTAAACCTAAAAACAGGTTTAAACTTTGGGTATGGCAACTTGCTGGGCAGTTTACAGTACACCTATTTTGACAAACAGTTTACGGATGCTACCAATGCATTACAAGATGTAAGTGATAACCAACGAGGTATTGAAGGAGAAATACCTGCTTATGACATTTTGGATTTCTCGCTTTCCTACACCTATAAAAATTGGAAGTTGGAAGCGGGTGTCAATAACCTTTTAGATAATTCATATTTTACGCGTCGGGCTACGGGCTATCCCGGGCCGGGTATTATTCCGTCTGAACCGAGAACATTTTATACAACGCTTCAGGTTAAATTATAA
- a CDS encoding HTTM domain-containing protein translates to MNRFINKHISAPIEAAPLAVFRILFGVMMLLSIIRFWSYGWIEKLYIQPKFFFSYYGFEWVKPLGVYTYLIFIICGLSAIFVALGYKYKLAILTFFISFTYIELMDKTTYLNHYYFISLLSFLMIFLPANAYFSLDAKYHPKKAFQKIPAWTINGIKLLLGIVYFYAGLAKLNSDWLLKAMPLKIWLPSKFDTPLLGQFLHEEWVQYAFSWFGAGYDLAIPFLLLYKKTRPYAFVVVVVFHVMTRVLFPIGMFPYVMIISTLIFFDSSLHHKLLGYLSSLLHIPKNLFDNGRSLVNPSTFKTNAKRVVVTLFFAIQLLMPWRYLVYPGELFWTEEGYRFSWRVMLMEKSGYAQFKVVSKDSGRWFYVDNSDFLTPFQEKQMSFQPDFILEYAHYLKEHFERDGHKNVQIFVDSRVALNGRLSTTYIDPEVDLGQVQESFEHKKWIIPFTDEIKGI, encoded by the coding sequence ATGAACCGTTTTATTAACAAACATATATCAGCCCCAATAGAGGCCGCCCCTTTGGCGGTCTTTCGCATTTTATTTGGTGTGATGATGTTGTTGAGTATTATAAGGTTTTGGAGCTACGGATGGATAGAGAAATTATACATTCAGCCTAAGTTTTTCTTCTCATATTATGGTTTTGAATGGGTGAAGCCTTTAGGTGTTTATACGTATCTCATATTTATTATTTGTGGCCTGTCTGCCATCTTTGTGGCTTTAGGGTATAAGTACAAATTGGCAATACTAACTTTTTTTATCAGTTTCACCTATATAGAGTTGATGGATAAGACCACCTATCTCAATCACTACTATTTTATAAGTCTACTTAGTTTTTTGATGATTTTTTTACCTGCCAATGCTTATTTTTCTTTGGATGCAAAATATCATCCTAAAAAAGCATTCCAGAAGATTCCTGCTTGGACTATTAACGGTATTAAACTCCTGTTGGGAATAGTATATTTTTATGCAGGTTTAGCTAAACTAAATTCTGATTGGCTTTTAAAAGCCATGCCTTTAAAAATCTGGTTACCTTCTAAATTTGATACACCACTTCTAGGTCAGTTTTTGCATGAAGAATGGGTGCAGTATGCTTTTAGTTGGTTTGGCGCTGGTTATGATTTGGCAATTCCTTTCTTGTTATTGTATAAAAAAACACGGCCGTATGCCTTTGTAGTCGTGGTTGTTTTTCATGTAATGACACGAGTGTTATTTCCTATAGGGATGTTTCCGTATGTCATGATTATCTCTACATTAATATTTTTTGATTCCTCATTACATCATAAGCTTTTAGGGTATTTGAGCAGTCTTTTACATATACCTAAGAATTTATTTGATAATGGTCGAAGCCTGGTAAATCCTTCAACCTTTAAAACAAACGCTAAACGGGTTGTAGTCACATTATTTTTTGCGATTCAATTACTCATGCCATGGCGGTATTTGGTGTATCCGGGAGAATTGTTCTGGACCGAAGAAGGGTATCGGTTTTCTTGGCGAGTTATGCTGATGGAAAAATCAGGTTACGCTCAATTTAAAGTGGTAAGTAAAGATAGCGGAAGGTGGTTTTACGTAGATAATTCTGATTTTTTGACGCCTTTTCAGGAAAAGCAAATGTCCTTTCAACCCGATTTTATCCTGGAATATGCGCATTATTTAAAAGAGCATTTTGAAAGGGACGGACATAAAAACGTACAAATATTCGTAGATAGCCGCGTGGCCTTAAACGGACGGTTAAGTACAACATATATAGACCCAGAAGTAGACCTCGGCCAAGTGCAGGAGTCATTCGAACACAAAAAATGGATAATACCTTTTACTGATGAAATTAAAGGAATTTAG
- a CDS encoding imelysin family protein codes for MRRFFAVVVVATMIWACSSDGGTDPTDDGTVDPEPKPVSFERGPMLANWADNIIIPSYKAFSGEMTDLQTSFDTFKGDSNEANFIALRASWLSAYKMWQRVSMFEIGPAETVGLRLNMNIYPAASDKIDGFLISGTYDLALASNRDAKGFPALDYIINGLGETDEAILEKYNGAEKENLIAYTGNVIADMVTLTAGVLAEWESGYRATFVTNDGASSTASVDRFINDYVFYYEKFLRAGKMGIPVGAFSETVLPQNVEAYYKGDVSNELFLEGLDAVQDFFNGVHYGKSTSGESLGSYLDALNTVKDGDDLKKLINDQFDLARTKVAALAPFREEIENSVPPTNMLLAYDEVQRIVPLLKVDMVSAMSVSIDFVDADGD; via the coding sequence ATGAGAAGGTTTTTTGCCGTTGTAGTTGTGGCAACAATGATTTGGGCTTGTAGTTCTGATGGAGGTACGGACCCAACTGATGATGGAACGGTAGACCCGGAACCGAAACCTGTAAGTTTTGAACGAGGACCTATGCTGGCCAATTGGGCAGACAACATCATCATTCCCTCGTATAAAGCATTTTCGGGTGAAATGACTGATTTGCAAACCTCTTTTGACACTTTTAAAGGTGATTCTAATGAAGCTAATTTTATAGCCTTAAGAGCCTCATGGTTGTCCGCTTATAAAATGTGGCAAAGAGTTTCAATGTTTGAAATAGGGCCTGCCGAAACAGTTGGTCTTCGGTTAAATATGAATATTTATCCTGCAGCTTCTGATAAAATAGACGGCTTTTTAATTTCAGGTACTTATGATTTGGCATTGGCATCTAATAGAGATGCCAAAGGTTTTCCTGCCTTAGACTATATAATTAATGGTTTGGGAGAAACAGATGAGGCTATTTTAGAAAAGTATAACGGAGCTGAAAAAGAAAATTTAATTGCTTATACAGGTAATGTTATTGCAGATATGGTAACGTTAACAGCAGGTGTATTGGCGGAATGGGAATCAGGTTATAGAGCTACTTTTGTAACCAATGATGGTGCTTCTTCAACGGCTTCTGTGGATCGTTTTATAAACGACTATGTTTTTTATTACGAGAAATTTTTGAGAGCGGGCAAAATGGGAATTCCAGTAGGAGCCTTTTCGGAAACCGTACTTCCTCAGAATGTAGAGGCGTATTATAAAGGCGATGTTTCGAATGAGTTGTTTTTAGAAGGTTTAGATGCTGTTCAGGATTTTTTTAATGGTGTACACTACGGGAAAAGCACTTCTGGTGAAAGTTTGGGTTCTTATTTAGATGCCTTGAACACTGTTAAAGATGGTGATGATTTAAAGAAGTTAATAAACGACCAGTTTGATTTAGCTAGAACAAAGGTTGCTGCATTAGCACCTTTTCGTGAAGAAATAGAAAATAGTGTGCCTCCAACCAATATGTTGTTGGCCTATGATGAAGTACAGCGTATTGTACCCTTGTTAAAAGTAGATATGGTTTCTGCCATGAGCGTAAGTATTGATTTTGTTGATGCCGATGGTGACTAG
- a CDS encoding DUF4856 domain-containing protein, translating into MKTVLYTLAISSVVFLASCSSDDDVSEMNEDNIMINNPTNYSFERNGENTVSFSGQTTRILMAQELLGGFTTNTNTAESLQAMYAHEEGAADFEDADLNTSDKSLRSKTAASVDYFSTNATDQALIRADFESWIDGQVNEVFANWDVTAEAGIAGQLADGEKTRYVNAQGLEYNQLFAKGLLGALMTDQALNNYLSTAVLDEGSSRADNDAGTVLEGKSYTNMEHKWDEAYGYVYGLNADASNPNADLGADKFLNEYIGKLEEDTDFAGIADEIFQAFKLGRAAIVAGDYDVRDAQAEIIRGKISQVIAVRGIYYLQQAKATLAAETPNYGSAFHALSEAYGFIYSLRFTRQPGTDGAYFSKEDSNELLEELMEDGVNGLWDVTAETIDEISEDIAEEFDFTVVQAGE; encoded by the coding sequence ATGAAAACAGTCCTTTATACATTAGCTATTAGCTCCGTAGTTTTTCTTGCATCTTGTAGTTCAGATGATGATGTTTCAGAAATGAATGAAGATAATATCATGATTAATAATCCTACAAACTATTCTTTTGAGCGAAACGGAGAGAATACAGTAAGCTTTAGTGGGCAAACTACTCGCATATTAATGGCTCAGGAGCTTTTGGGAGGTTTTACAACAAATACGAATACAGCAGAGTCACTGCAAGCAATGTATGCTCATGAAGAAGGGGCAGCAGATTTTGAAGATGCAGATTTAAATACTTCCGATAAAAGTCTACGCAGTAAAACAGCTGCTTCTGTAGATTATTTTTCTACAAATGCTACGGACCAAGCGCTTATTCGTGCTGATTTTGAATCTTGGATAGATGGTCAAGTAAATGAAGTTTTTGCAAATTGGGATGTAACTGCTGAGGCGGGTATTGCAGGTCAATTAGCGGATGGTGAGAAAACACGCTATGTAAATGCTCAAGGTTTAGAATACAACCAATTGTTCGCGAAAGGATTGTTAGGAGCTTTAATGACCGATCAGGCCTTGAACAATTATTTGAGTACAGCAGTGTTGGACGAAGGTTCTAGCCGCGCAGATAATGATGCAGGTACGGTATTAGAGGGTAAGTCATATACGAACATGGAACACAAGTGGGATGAAGCTTATGGTTATGTTTACGGACTTAATGCCGACGCTTCAAATCCAAATGCCGATTTAGGTGCAGATAAATTTCTGAACGAATACATAGGTAAGCTAGAAGAAGATACAGATTTTGCCGGAATTGCAGATGAGATATTTCAGGCATTTAAATTAGGTCGTGCTGCAATTGTTGCTGGTGACTATGATGTTCGTGATGCTCAGGCCGAAATCATTAGAGGGAAAATATCTCAGGTAATTGCTGTTAGAGGAATTTACTATTTACAACAAGCCAAAGCAACTTTAGCTGCGGAAACACCTAACTACGGTAGTGCATTTCATGCGCTTTCTGAAGCCTATGGTTTTATCTATAGCTTACGTTTTACCCGCCAACCGGGTACGGATGGAGCTTACTTTTCTAAAGAGGATTCCAATGAGCTTTTAGAAGAATTGATGGAGGACGGTGTAAACGGACTATGGGACGTTACAGCGGAAACTATTGACGAAATTTCTGAAGATATTGCAGAAGAATTCGATTTTACTGTAGTCCAGGCAGGTGAATAG
- a CDS encoding hydroxymethylglutaryl-CoA lyase — translation MMEKVKVIECPRDAMQGIKPFIPTHEKVKYIQSLLGCGFDTIDFGSFVSPRAIPQMVDTAEVLSKLDLSKTKSKLLSIVANVRGAEDACKHPEIQYLGYPFSISENFQMRNTHKTIDQSVEILQEILNIADASGKEVVTYISMGFGNPYGDPWDVDIVGEWTEKLSGMGAKILSLSDTVGTSTPEVIEYLFSQLIPRYPEIEFGAHLHTTPAKWHEKVDAAYKSGCRRFDGAVQGFGGCPMAKDELTGNMPTEKMLSYFTTEKADSGVNWMVFEAAYNKATELFSTYH, via the coding sequence ATGATGGAAAAGGTAAAGGTTATAGAATGTCCTAGGGATGCCATGCAAGGCATCAAACCTTTTATTCCTACCCATGAAAAGGTAAAATACATTCAATCGCTCTTAGGTTGTGGTTTCGATACTATAGATTTTGGGAGTTTTGTTTCACCAAGGGCAATTCCGCAAATGGTAGATACCGCTGAGGTGCTGTCAAAACTCGACCTATCAAAAACAAAAAGTAAACTCTTAAGTATTGTAGCAAACGTGAGGGGCGCGGAAGACGCGTGCAAACATCCGGAAATACAGTACCTAGGATATCCGTTTTCTATTTCCGAGAATTTTCAGATGCGGAATACCCATAAAACCATTGACCAATCCGTAGAAATTCTTCAAGAAATATTGAACATTGCAGATGCTTCTGGTAAAGAGGTCGTTACCTATATTTCTATGGGTTTCGGTAATCCTTATGGTGACCCCTGGGATGTAGATATTGTTGGGGAATGGACAGAAAAGTTAAGTGGAATGGGTGCTAAAATTTTATCACTTTCGGATACCGTAGGTACTTCCACACCAGAGGTGATAGAATATCTTTTTTCACAATTGATTCCTAGATATCCAGAAATAGAATTCGGGGCCCATTTACATACAACACCTGCCAAATGGCATGAGAAGGTAGATGCTGCATATAAATCAGGTTGCCGTAGGTTTGATGGCGCCGTTCAAGGTTTCGGCGGCTGCCCAATGGCTAAAGATGAGCTTACCGGTAATATGCCTACCGAGAAAATGCTTTCCTACTTCACAACAGAAAAAGCAGATTCAGGTGTTAATTGGATGGTTTTTGAGGCTGCCTACAATAAGGCTACAGAGTTATTTTCTACATATCATTAA
- a CDS encoding LysE family translocator has translation MNYETLYTFMLATVALSMSPGPDNIYVLMQSLVNGKKYGLATTAGLISGCLVHTSLLAFGVSVIIKESETLFFGIKLLGALYLFYLAFKVFKSSGNLELTEGAVPKKGLWELFKQGFIMNVLNPKVTIFFLAFFPGFLFSEEMSTTIQFYVLGLLFMFISSIVFSLIAILSGSISVYFKESSKVGVYLKWLQIIVFIGIAVYILVSDN, from the coding sequence GTGAATTACGAAACACTCTACACTTTTATGTTGGCTACTGTGGCTTTGTCTATGTCGCCTGGTCCGGATAACATTTATGTATTAATGCAGAGTTTAGTTAATGGTAAAAAATATGGCTTAGCAACTACTGCAGGTCTTATTTCGGGATGTTTGGTACATACCAGTTTGCTTGCTTTTGGTGTCTCTGTCATTATTAAGGAGAGTGAAACCCTGTTTTTTGGAATTAAACTGCTAGGAGCTTTGTATCTCTTTTATCTGGCCTTTAAAGTCTTTAAAAGCAGTGGTAATTTGGAACTAACGGAAGGAGCCGTACCTAAAAAAGGACTTTGGGAGTTGTTTAAGCAAGGTTTTATCATGAACGTTCTTAACCCTAAGGTTACTATTTTTTTCTTGGCATTTTTTCCCGGGTTTCTGTTTAGTGAAGAGATGAGTACCACAATTCAGTTTTATGTCTTGGGGTTACTTTTTATGTTTATATCTTCTATTGTTTTCAGTTTAATAGCTATTCTATCCGGGAGTATTTCGGTGTATTTTAAAGAGAGCTCCAAGGTTGGAGTTTATCTAAAATGGCTTCAAATCATTGTGTTTATTGGTATTGCGGTCTATATCTTAGTATCGGATAATTAA
- a CDS encoding Dabb family protein, producing the protein MKQSYITFSLSLVLVALLLVAFESRNNSKPLIHKTSMQKDSLLRHVVLFKFKPETSKEDIKKVEDAFTALPSKIPQIVGYEWGLNNSPEGLNDGFTHCFFLTFNSEEDRAIYLPHPDHKAFGEVLGPHLGGVLVMDYWAK; encoded by the coding sequence ATGAAACAGAGTTACATTACATTCAGCTTAAGCCTCGTTTTGGTAGCATTGCTTTTAGTAGCTTTTGAAAGTAGAAATAACTCCAAGCCACTAATACACAAAACTTCCATGCAAAAAGACAGCTTGTTACGCCATGTAGTATTATTTAAATTCAAACCCGAAACTTCTAAAGAAGACATTAAAAAAGTTGAGGATGCATTTACTGCATTACCTTCTAAAATTCCGCAAATAGTAGGTTACGAATGGGGACTGAACAATAGCCCCGAAGGGCTAAATGATGGTTTCACCCACTGTTTTTTCCTGACTTTTAATAGCGAAGAAGACCGCGCTATTTACTTACCCCACCCAGACCATAAGGCTTTTGGGGAAGTTTTAGGACCTCATTTAGGCGGTGTTTTGGTGATGGATTATTGGGCTAAATAG
- a CDS encoding type II toxin-antitoxin system RelE/ParE family toxin, producing the protein MSDYRLSNAAKDDLIRIHRYGVKKFGMVQADKYFDSFFEYFNIIAQSPYSFEAVDFIKKGYKRCVCGADSIYYKINGNTVEIIAIIGRQDLKNIL; encoded by the coding sequence ATGTCTGATTATAGACTAAGCAACGCTGCAAAAGATGACTTGATACGAATTCATCGATATGGAGTAAAAAAGTTTGGAATGGTCCAAGCTGACAAATACTTTGATTCTTTTTTTGAGTACTTCAACATCATTGCTCAAAGTCCCTATTCATTCGAAGCAGTTGATTTTATAAAAAAGGGATATAAGCGGTGTGTATGTGGTGCCGATAGTATTTACTATAAAATTAATGGTAACACCGTAGAAATAATTGCAATTATCGGCAGACAGGATTTAAAAAATATACTTTAA
- a CDS encoding ribbon-helix-helix domain-containing protein: MARQSISFTQPNDEWLKSQVDTQEYSSKSELVNDLIRQARKQQIEIDWIKAKLDKAENSGFSNDSKEQILAQAKS; encoded by the coding sequence ATGGCAAGACAGAGCATTTCATTTACACAACCAAATGATGAGTGGTTAAAATCACAGGTTGACACCCAGGAATATTCCAGTAAAAGTGAACTCGTTAACGATTTAATTAGACAGGCAAGAAAGCAGCAAATAGAAATAGACTGGATTAAGGCTAAATTAGATAAAGCCGAGAATAGTGGATTCTCCAATGATAGCAAGGAACAAATTTTAGCGCAAGCCAAGTCATAA
- a CDS encoding quinone-dependent dihydroorotate dehydrogenase, which produces MYKTFLQPLLFSLDAEKAHHVTFSLVRFLCKIGFSGIFRAIYKIEDPRLEKEVFGIKFKNPVGLAAGFDKDAKLYNELSNFGFGFVEIGTLTPKPQPGNPKTRLFRLKPDQAIVNRMGFNNMGVQDAVERLKKEHKVLIGGNIGKNKVTPNEDAVSDYLICFNALFDHVDYFVVNVSSPNTPGLRELQDKEPLTALLLELKKENTSLASQKQQKEKPILLKIAPDLTDDQLLDIIAIVDDTKIDGVIATNTTIERKDLKSEESLTKEMGGLSGKPLTNRSTEVIRFLADKSNKAFPIIGVGGIHSKKDALEKLEAGADLIQLYTGFIYEGPGLIKRINKAILKG; this is translated from the coding sequence ATGTATAAGACCTTCCTTCAGCCATTACTTTTCTCGCTAGACGCGGAAAAAGCCCATCATGTTACTTTTTCTTTAGTTCGTTTTCTTTGTAAAATCGGTTTTTCAGGAATTTTTAGAGCTATCTACAAAATAGAAGACCCCCGTTTGGAAAAGGAAGTTTTTGGTATAAAGTTTAAAAACCCTGTAGGTCTGGCCGCTGGTTTTGATAAGGATGCCAAACTGTACAATGAACTATCTAATTTCGGGTTCGGATTTGTTGAGATAGGCACACTTACGCCCAAGCCACAACCTGGAAATCCAAAGACAAGATTGTTTAGGTTAAAGCCAGATCAGGCCATAGTGAACCGAATGGGCTTTAATAATATGGGGGTACAAGACGCCGTGGAGCGCTTAAAGAAAGAACATAAAGTGCTTATAGGGGGTAATATTGGTAAGAACAAGGTAACGCCTAATGAAGATGCCGTTTCCGATTATCTTATCTGTTTTAATGCCCTTTTTGACCATGTGGACTACTTTGTAGTTAACGTGAGTTCTCCCAATACACCTGGACTTCGGGAGCTTCAAGATAAAGAACCGCTTACGGCTCTTTTATTAGAGTTGAAAAAAGAAAACACAAGCTTGGCCTCGCAGAAGCAACAAAAAGAAAAGCCCATTCTTCTAAAAATAGCTCCTGACTTAACGGACGACCAATTATTGGATATTATTGCTATCGTAGACGATACTAAAATTGACGGTGTTATCGCTACCAATACAACTATTGAGCGTAAAGATTTAAAATCTGAAGAATCACTAACCAAAGAAATGGGCGGACTAAGCGGAAAACCATTGACCAATAGAAGTACAGAGGTAATCCGTTTCTTGGCAGATAAAAGCAATAAAGCTTTCCCGATCATTGGAGTAGGAGGCATACACTCAAAAAAAGATGCACTAGAAAAGTTAGAAGCGGGAGCAGATCTAATTCAGTTGTATACGGGTTTTATTTACGAAGGGCCGGGTTTGATAAAGAGGATTAATAAGGCTATTTTGAAGGGGTAG